DNA from Spirochaetota bacterium:
TTGTGCCGCACAACAATATTGAAATGGCAGTACGTGCCATTAACCCTTTACCCGGGGTAAGCCACAATTACCTTCGTGACGGCGATTACAATATATGGTTCACACTGGCACTGCCACAGGAAGAAAATTTTTTAGAGTATGTTGAAACGCTTGCAAAGAAAGCGGGTGCTCTGCGTTTTACAATTTTTAAAGCAACGACCATGGTCAAGCTTTCTGCCCGCTTTGACCCTGATGATGTCATTAGTGATACACAATTTACCATAAAAAATCCTGATGAAAGTATTACCATTGATAACACGGTGAAACAGGCTATCAAAGTATTGCAACAGGATCTTCCGTTAGTTGCGGAAGCATTTGGGGCGATAGTTACCGCAAAAAAAATACCCATTGGCGTCGATGAAGTATTAGCAATTGGTGAAAAGCTACTGGCTGCAGGAGTGATGCGTTCATACCGCGCAGTGGTTCGGCATCACGCTGTTGGATTTGTTGCCAACGCCATGACGGTATGGAAAGCAGATAATGATAGGCTTTCGGATTTGTTGCATGAATTTTCTAAAGAGCCTTCTATTTCGCATTTGTACGTACGTGAAGCTTTTCCCAATCCATGGGAATATCCTGTGTTTGCTATGGTGCATGCAAAAAGCCAGGAAGAATTAGATGCTATCATACAAAAGCTTCATGCAATAGCAAAGGTTGATTACAGGAGCTATCGCTCATTACAGGAATTTAAGAAAGAACGTGTAAAGTATTTTGAAAGTTGATGGTGTAAAAGGGATGGTTTGACACCATCCCATTTCAGGAATTTTAAAAGGAACGTGTGAAGTATTTTTGAAGTTCTTGGTGTGAATGGGATGGTTTAACACCATCCCATTTCAGGAATTTTAAAAGGAACGTGTGAAGTATTTTAGAAGTTCTTGGTGTGAATAAACTAACAGTGGGGCTTTCCATGAGGCGGGTACAAAGTCATTGCGAGCGTAGCGAAGCAATCTCAATGCCGCAGAAGACAAGATTGCTTCGTCACTTCGTTCCTCGCAATGACAGGAGGGCAAAAGTCATTGCAAAGAGATGTCTTTTAGGACGCCCCCATTTCAAGAATTTAGAAGGAACGTGTTACATATTTTGAAGATTAGAGGTACTTATTTGGCTAGTTTTCTTTTTCCATATTCCTTTATTTAATTTTGAACTGCAGTGTTTTAAGGAAAATGGGGAAAGGAAATGGAAACCCAATGACTATCAGTTACTCAAGGAGAATGCAACAATGATTGATATAGGAAAACTGTACTGCAGCGGTTCATCAACCGGTGATGGGTTACGCTACGGCACTGAGGCTACAGTGGATGCCCATGGCAATCTGCCCCATAAACGTGTGGAGCTTGCCAGCCAGCGCCGCCCCATCGTGGTGTGGAATGTGACACGCACCTGCAACTTAAACTGCGTTCACTGCTACACTGATTCGCACAACAAAAAATACGATGAGCTAACTACTGATCAAGGACTAAAACTCATTGATGATTTAGCCGCGTTTGGTATTCCTTCCCTGCTTTTTTCAGGTGGAGAACCCTTAATGCGTAAAGATATATTTACGCTTATTGAACGCGCATCAGGTAAAAATATCAGGCCCGTGCTTTCCACCAATGGGACATTAATTGATAGGGATAAAGCCCGTTCAATCAAAGATGCAGGCATTGTGTATGTTGGCATAAGCCTGGATGGCATGGAAGATGTAAACGACCGATTCCGCGGCATGGATGGTGCTTTTAAAAAAGCTATGAAAGGATTTGAACACTGTATTGCCGTTGGTCAGCGTGTGGGATTGCGCTTAACACTCACCCAACGTAATTTTGAGGACCTTCACCGTATCTTTGATTTTATTGAGAAAGAAGGCATAAACCGCGCTTGCTTTTACCATTTAGTGTATTCTGGACGTGGTGGTAATCTTTTTGCCGATGACCTTACATACTCACAGCAACGACAGGCTCTTGACATTATCATTGAGCGCACTGATGATTTCTTCAGACTCGGGCTTGACATCAACATCCTTACCGTAGATAATCATGTCGATGGGGTGTATTTGTACCGTAAGCTGCTACATAAAGATGAACAAAAAGCCAATCAGGTGAAAGATCTATTAACCTGGAATGGCGGTGGTGCCTATTCCACTGGTGTTGGCATTGCAAATATTGATTTTGTTGGCAATGTCCATCCTGACCAGTTTTGGCAGGATTATACCTTTGGCAATGTACTTCTGCGCAACTTTGCTGATATCTGGATGGATGAAACAGACCCGCTTATGAAAGGCTTGAAGCATAAAGCTGAGTACATAAAAGGACGCTGCAGGGTATGTCAGTATAAAGCTATGTGTAACGGTTCAATGCGCGTGCGCGCCTACCGTGTATTTGGCGACCCATGGGCTCCTGACCCTCAGTGCTACCTTTCCAACGAAGAGATTGGATTGACTGATGAAACAATTGCCCAGCTTAAATCCAAAGGAGAATATTTTGAAATGCCAGCTGAATTACAAAAGTAGGATGAAAGATGTTTTATCCAATAGTATATAAAATAAAAGGAAAACGCGTGGTGGTCATTGGCGGTGGCCAGGTTGCATTTCGTAAAGTCAAAGATCTGGTACACTGCGGTGCTAACGTTGTGGTGATAGCTCCTGAAATTCTTACTGAACTTGAAGAATATGCCTTA
Protein-coding regions in this window:
- a CDS encoding radical SAM protein; protein product: MIDIGKLYCSGSSTGDGLRYGTEATVDAHGNLPHKRVELASQRRPIVVWNVTRTCNLNCVHCYTDSHNKKYDELTTDQGLKLIDDLAAFGIPSLLFSGGEPLMRKDIFTLIERASGKNIRPVLSTNGTLIDRDKARSIKDAGIVYVGISLDGMEDVNDRFRGMDGAFKKAMKGFEHCIAVGQRVGLRLTLTQRNFEDLHRIFDFIEKEGINRACFYHLVYSGRGGNLFADDLTYSQQRQALDIIIERTDDFFRLGLDINILTVDNHVDGVYLYRKLLHKDEQKANQVKDLLTWNGGGAYSTGVGIANIDFVGNVHPDQFWQDYTFGNVLLRNFADIWMDETDPLMKGLKHKAEYIKGRCRVCQYKAMCNGSMRVRAYRVFGDPWAPDPQCYLSNEEIGLTDETIAQLKSKGEYFEMPAELQK